A window of Helicoverpa armigera isolate CAAS_96S chromosome 30, ASM3070526v1, whole genome shotgun sequence contains these coding sequences:
- the LOC110383481 gene encoding serine protease persephone → MKNWFLFILIIVCVCCEDDIRKNEILNLAEGSKCVWGGVDGVCRSVHQCQSAINDIKSKNYPPICSFEGVKPIICCTDCEPGDFLNLSPNDNIAYYKTGQKATDKCLDYFTTLDYGCYEPSLTNVLKEMNTTRNCYDTDLVLYIIAGGRNADRDQFPHMALLGYGEDMKTAQWLCGGSVISERYILTAAHCISSPAVGQVKYIALGILKRSDPQELWQKYNVKRIIAHPQYKPPSKYHDIALLETDYDISFNSHVLPACLHVGEADPTAEATGWGALGHHRELAEILQTVSLYRFEEEECKRAYPVHRHLKYGYNHTTQMCYGHREEAKDTCEGDSGGPLQSSAHLSDCLFTILGVTSYGRACGFAGGSGMYTRVSHYVPWIEGIVWP, encoded by the exons ATGAAAAACTGGTttctattcattttaattatagtttGTGTTTGTTGTGAAGACGATATACGGaagaatgaaatattaaatttagcTGAAG GATCAAAATGCGTGTGGGGTGGTGTCGACGGTGTTTGTAGAAGCGTTCACCAATGTCAGTCTGCTATTAATGATATTAAGAGTAAAAATTATCCGCCT ATCTGCAGTTTCGAAGGAGTAAAACCAATAATATGCTGCACAGATTGTGAGCCTGGCGACTTTTT aaatctaAGCCCAAATGACAACATCGCTTATTATAAGACTGGACAGAAAGCAACGGACA AATGTCTAGACTACTTCACGACCCTGGACTACGGCTGCTATGAGCCATCTCTCACCAACGTGCTGAAGGAGATGAACACTACAAGGAACTGTTACGACACCGACCTGGTGCTGTACATCATTGCTGGCGGAAGAAACGCTGACAGGGATCAGTTCCCTCACATG GCTCTGCTGGGTTATGGTGAGGACATGAAGACGGCGCAGTGGCTGTGCGGAGGCTCCGTCATCAGTGAGCGATACATCCTCACTGCTGCACACTGCATATCCAGTCCTGCCGT AGGCCAAGTAAAATACATAGCCCTAGGTATCCTCAAACGGTCAGACCCTCAGGAGTTGTGGCAGAAGTACAACGTGAAGAGAATCATCGCTCACCCGCAGTACAAGCCTCCTTCCAAGTACCATGATATAGCTCTGTTGGAGACTGATTATGA TATATCATTCAACTCGCACGTACTCCCCGCCTGTCTCCACGTCGGCGAGGCAGATCCCACTGCCGAGGCCACGGGCTGGGGCGCTCTAGGACACCACAGGGAACTAGCGGAGATATTGCAGACT GTATCACTATACAGGTTTGAAGAAGAAGAATGCAAACGCGCATACCCGGTCCACAGACATCTGAAATACGGTTACAATCATACCACGCAAATGTGTTATGGACATCGTGAGGAAGCTAAAGATACTTGCGAG GGTGACAGCGGCGGTCCCTTACAATCCTCAGCTCATCTCTCAGACTGTCTATTCACGATTCTTGGAGTAACATCCTACGGGCGAGCCTGTGGGTTTGCCGGGGGCTCCGGCATGTATACCAGGGTGTCCCACTACGTACCCTGGATTGAGGGCATTGTGTGGCCTTGA
- the LOC110383280 gene encoding modular serine protease translates to MYPVVLKQILWLVFLVILVAGEEHTVKKTVCILETHRSVKYTCKRPDSDSFEECGDSEPVGTVVQSQCREGYYSPSALPLMRCHERVWDFIATCIPECGIVSANANTVPWFAYIYEELPMEYRGRCGGTIISNHVVVSAAHCFGTTRTYNALDYAVVVQPFSPTFLGKDLAAKGTLYTSIHRVRKIDIPVLYKGELTNYQYDIALLTLQTPVVFSAGVMPACLDFQKNFDKYQLTAGNVGTVPVWSSPVTENSVLSLHEYPFITTETCLDKAPPTFQGYITGDKFCAGLDNRTMIHRGNSGSGLTFPSTERLLTRHYLRGIVSISPEGSHHPPSLFPTILGSVSEGSIEQYWTPNDFVTFTKISSFEHFIKSNL, encoded by the exons ATGTATCCTGTTGTGTTGAAGCAGATTCTGTGGCTAGTATTCCTTgtaattt TGGTCGCAGGAGAAGAACACACGgtaaaaaaaa CCGTATGTATACTTGAAACACACCGGAGCGTGAAGTATACCTGTAAGAGACCAGATTCAGACAGTTTTGAGGAATGTGGAGATTCCGAGCCAGTCGGTACTGTAGTGCAGTCACAGTGTCGCGAAGGCTACTACAGCCCCTCGGCTTTGCCTCTCATGCGATGTCATGAAAGAGTGTGGGACTTCATAGCAACATGCATACCAG AATGTGGCATTGTATCTGCCAATGCGAACACTGTGCCGTGGTTTGCATATATTTACGAAGAATTACCAATGGAATACCGAGGACGGTGTGGTGGTACTATCATCTCGAATCACGTCGTCGTGTCAG CGGCGCACTGTTTTGGGACCACTCGTACGTACAATGCTTTAGACTATGCGGTAGTGGTCCAACCGTTTAGTCCGACATTTTTGGGAAAAGATCTCGCAGCAAAGGGGACTTTGTACACCTCAATACATCGT GTCCGAAAAATCGATATACCTGTTCTTTACAAGGGCGAACTGACTAACTATCAATACGACATAGCGTTACTGACATTGCAAACTCCAGTGGTCTTCTCGGCGGGTGTCATGCCAGCTTGCCTGGACTTCCAAAAGAACTTCGATAAATATCAGCTAACGGCTGGCAACGTCGGAACG GTCCCTGTGTGGAGCAGTCCCGTGACTGAAAATTCCGTGCTGTCATTACATGAGTACCCTTTCATTACTACTGAGACATGCCTGGATAAGGCACCTCCTACTTTCCAGGGATACATAACAGGAGACAAATTTTGTGCTGGCCTAGATAACC GTACGATGATCCATCGAGGCAACAGCGGCTCAGGACTCACGTTCCCTTCGACAGAACGACTCCTCACTCGCCACTACCTCCGAGGGATCGTGTCGATATCACCCGAAGggagtcatcatcctccgagccttttcccaactattttggggtcggtttccGAAGGGAGTATTGAGCAATATTGGACCCCCAATGATTTTGTCACCTTCACTAAAATTTCTAGCTtcgaacattttataaaaagcaatttataa